In Nostoc sp. CENA543, a single genomic region encodes these proteins:
- a CDS encoding VWA domain-containing protein yields the protein MSDTLTLDEVVEFAENPEPRCPCVLLLDTSGSMQGNAIEALNQGLLSLKDELVKNSIAARRVEIAIVTFDSHINVVQDFVTADQFNPPILTAQGLTSMGAGIHKALDMVQERKSLYRAHGIAYYRPWVFMITDGEPQGELDHLVEQAAIRLQGDEANKRVAFFSVGVENANMMRLNQIAVRTPLKLKGLNFIEMFVWLSASMSAVSHSQIDEQIALPPIGWGSI from the coding sequence ATGAGTGATACATTAACCCTAGATGAAGTAGTAGAATTTGCAGAGAATCCAGAACCACGTTGTCCTTGTGTGTTGTTACTTGATACGTCTGGTTCAATGCAAGGTAATGCCATAGAAGCTCTTAACCAGGGCTTGCTGAGTTTGAAAGATGAATTAGTCAAAAATTCCATAGCAGCCAGACGAGTAGAAATTGCGATCGTCACCTTTGATAGTCATATCAATGTAGTGCAAGATTTTGTCACCGCCGATCAATTTAATCCGCCGATTTTGACAGCCCAAGGATTAACTAGTATGGGTGCAGGTATTCATAAAGCCTTAGATATGGTGCAGGAGCGTAAATCTTTGTATCGCGCTCATGGTATCGCCTATTATCGCCCGTGGGTCTTTATGATTACTGATGGAGAGCCACAAGGCGAACTAGATCATTTAGTCGAGCAAGCGGCAATTCGTTTGCAAGGAGATGAAGCAAATAAACGTGTAGCCTTTTTTAGCGTGGGTGTAGAAAACGCGAATATGATGCGCCTCAATCAAATCGCCGTCCGCACACCTTTAAAACTCAAAGGGCTGAATTTTATTGAAATGTTTGTTTGGTTATCGGCTAGTATGTCGGCAGTTTCCCATTCGCAGATAGATGAGCAAATCGCACTACCGCCAATTGGCTGGGGTTCTATCTAG
- a CDS encoding response regulator translates to MNHSGTFTTLRPQSLLRQLASCLDTTCLQAMSNFVTWSIYLENGTITYATHTVEPFDRLERHLRRLSQQFPLVTPQVRVQLRLLFETDLYKQINEQQDSDIIQPPDYQAIRWLINQKYLDQQQATVLIQELVKEVIESFLLINTGNYQLSDSSQKLPVICRLDTTRVIERCQKRLQNWQTYLPKFTSPYQRPYLLLNHTIPGKTTPELQPQLTYWMKGFSLRHLAIIMNQDEMQLAQYLYPYIIAGEIILHEPDPPFDQLPKVVTELPEAPEYTTALLEKKLVETVVELSSNATPITPIVEIENVAIVKRSQISTSTTATNKELNNTNSSPERVIPATVTPEKLYKIVSVDDSPTILKEISYFLETENFTVITISDPLKAAMSIIRHKPDLILLDLNMAGIDGYELCRIIRNNSMFKNTPIIFVTGYKGIVDKVKARLVGASGYLTKPFTRAELLKMVFMHLT, encoded by the coding sequence ATGAATCATTCTGGTACATTTACCACACTACGTCCTCAGAGTTTATTAAGACAACTAGCGAGTTGTTTAGACACCACTTGTTTACAAGCTATGAGTAACTTTGTTACTTGGTCAATTTATCTAGAAAATGGCACAATCACCTATGCGACTCATACAGTAGAACCATTTGACAGATTAGAACGTCATTTGCGTCGCCTCAGTCAACAATTTCCCTTAGTCACTCCGCAGGTGCGTGTCCAGTTACGCTTGCTATTTGAAACTGATTTATACAAACAAATTAACGAGCAGCAAGATTCTGATATCATTCAGCCACCAGATTATCAAGCGATTCGATGGTTAATTAACCAGAAATATTTAGATCAGCAACAGGCTACAGTATTAATTCAAGAATTAGTCAAAGAAGTTATTGAGTCATTCTTGCTCATTAATACTGGTAATTATCAATTAAGTGATTCATCACAAAAGTTACCTGTCATTTGTCGCTTAGATACCACAAGAGTCATAGAACGTTGTCAAAAGAGATTGCAAAATTGGCAGACTTATTTACCAAAATTTACTTCTCCATATCAGCGTCCCTATTTGTTGCTAAATCATACAATCCCTGGTAAAACTACTCCCGAATTGCAACCCCAATTAACTTACTGGATGAAGGGTTTTAGTCTGCGTCATCTCGCTATCATTATGAATCAAGATGAAATGCAACTAGCACAATATTTATACCCTTACATCATTGCAGGGGAGATTATTTTACATGAACCAGATCCGCCATTTGATCAGTTACCCAAAGTGGTGACAGAATTACCAGAAGCTCCTGAATATACAACAGCATTGTTAGAGAAAAAGTTAGTTGAGACAGTTGTAGAACTCAGTAGCAATGCTACTCCTATCACCCCAATTGTAGAGATCGAAAATGTGGCTATTGTCAAGCGATCGCAGATTTCCACTTCTACAACAGCAACCAACAAAGAACTAAATAACACGAACTCTTCTCCTGAAAGAGTAATTCCCGCTACCGTTACTCCAGAAAAACTCTACAAAATCGTATCTGTAGATGACAGTCCCACAATTTTAAAAGAAATTAGTTATTTTTTAGAAACAGAAAACTTCACTGTCATTACCATTAGTGACCCCTTAAAAGCGGCGATGTCAATTATTAGACACAAGCCAGACTTAATTTTATTAGATTTGAATATGGCGGGAATTGATGGTTATGAATTGTGCCGGATTATCCGTAATAATTCGATGTTTAAAAATACGCCGATTATTTTTGTTACAGGCTATAAAGGCATAGTAGATAAAGTCAAAGCCAGATTAGTAGGTGCGTCAGGATACCTAACTAAACCATTTACCCGTGCGGAATTGTTGAAAATGGTGTTTATGCACTTGACGTGA
- a CDS encoding protein-arginine deiminase family protein, protein MTELLELAALDEHRLSSRKRSSNYEDVLVVGRLVQIALKTLAPPQSTVVIFKTTGEIELLGDHHQSISTQTPLFLTQVPQIYLLARTFSDQIADRSLQITFQDDHGSLLKQLRIDLTAVQVCLDVDADRDGIIEANNPHKSDWEWGSNGHGAVLLVNSDRDIVYSDSRSDHEASLIQGLLDLKDFSFMIVRKAGLRNLPAGYELELSVSKDTAQRIRIYDELDRDGYELIGPGISRARIRDTDRDIILAIEGLSYPDFDFDGLVEISLSLVKDGKSVYSDRVVFRVAPWIMTPNTLSPITVFVSRLSSGENKEFIDELRKVVAQANAQLDIIPYEFHQDDPWVQDEIEIGYTQAPGHLLPVVFDSPRDRGLAEFPKRKLLGIDFGYLTRKSRYLATKLDSFGNLEVSPPVTVKGVHYPLGRLIFGGTRKDIIPEPRRMLRVLRDFLYAQKIQAPLEIFSDWLSVGHIDEFMTFVPAPTAKGFKLLLASPHQAHNILKHLREQGHGQLLLREGKKLDRKPADITVADILDNQDLTNQNQQFQEHINWNREILKQELELSDEDIIELPALFRDDGYGRAETFLPNMVNMIVLNQHLGIPKPFGPKLDHQCQFEAYVRQVLEPWGLVCHFIDDWEPYFRKRGEIHCGTNTRRQPFTQKWWEIEDTFFS, encoded by the coding sequence ATGACTGAATTACTAGAATTGGCAGCCTTAGATGAGCATCGCTTGAGTAGTAGAAAACGTAGCAGTAACTATGAAGATGTACTGGTAGTTGGTAGACTAGTGCAAATTGCTTTAAAAACACTGGCTCCACCACAAAGTACAGTTGTGATTTTCAAAACAACAGGAGAAATAGAATTATTGGGTGATCATCACCAATCAATTTCTACACAAACTCCCTTGTTTCTCACACAAGTTCCGCAAATTTATCTCCTAGCTAGAACCTTTAGTGATCAGATTGCTGACCGGAGTTTACAAATTACTTTTCAAGATGATCATGGTAGTCTGCTCAAACAATTGCGGATTGATTTGACGGCGGTGCAAGTTTGTCTTGATGTTGATGCTGATAGAGACGGGATTATTGAAGCTAACAACCCCCATAAAAGTGATTGGGAATGGGGAAGTAATGGTCATGGTGCAGTTTTATTAGTGAATAGCGATCGCGATATCGTCTATTCTGATAGTCGGAGTGATCACGAAGCGAGTTTAATTCAAGGACTACTTGACCTGAAAGATTTTAGCTTCATGATTGTGCGTAAAGCTGGGTTGAGAAATTTACCTGCTGGATATGAACTAGAGTTATCAGTTAGTAAAGATACTGCCCAACGCATTCGCATTTATGATGAATTAGATCGAGACGGCTATGAGTTAATTGGCCCTGGTATTTCTAGAGCGAGAATTAGGGATACTGATCGGGATATTATTTTAGCCATTGAAGGATTGAGTTATCCTGATTTTGATTTTGACGGCTTAGTTGAAATTAGTTTAAGCCTGGTCAAAGATGGTAAATCTGTGTATAGCGATCGCGTAGTATTTCGAGTTGCACCTTGGATCATGACTCCTAATACTTTATCGCCAATTACAGTATTTGTTTCACGGTTATCTAGTGGCGAGAACAAAGAATTTATTGATGAACTGAGAAAAGTTGTTGCTCAAGCCAACGCCCAACTTGATATTATCCCCTATGAGTTTCATCAAGATGATCCCTGGGTGCAAGACGAGATTGAAATTGGTTACACTCAAGCCCCAGGACATCTACTTCCCGTCGTCTTTGATTCTCCACGCGATCGCGGACTCGCAGAATTTCCTAAACGCAAACTATTAGGAATTGACTTTGGTTATCTCACCCGTAAGAGTCGCTATTTAGCCACAAAATTAGACTCTTTTGGCAATTTAGAAGTTTCTCCGCCAGTTACAGTTAAAGGTGTTCACTATCCCTTGGGGCGGTTGATTTTCGGCGGCACTCGCAAGGATATTATCCCCGAACCACGGCGGATGTTAAGAGTATTGCGAGATTTTCTCTATGCTCAAAAAATTCAAGCACCCCTAGAAATCTTTTCGGACTGGCTGAGTGTAGGACATATTGATGAGTTTATGACATTTGTTCCTGCGCCTACCGCTAAAGGATTTAAATTACTATTAGCCAGTCCCCACCAAGCTCATAACATTCTCAAGCATCTACGAGAGCAAGGTCATGGTCAATTATTATTAAGAGAAGGCAAAAAACTCGACAGAAAACCAGCCGATATTACTGTTGCAGACATTCTTGATAATCAAGATTTAACTAACCAAAATCAACAATTTCAAGAACACATTAATTGGAATCGAGAAATCCTTAAACAAGAATTAGAATTAAGCGACGAAGATATTATTGAACTACCTGCTTTATTTAGAGATGATGGCTATGGGAGAGCAGAAACTTTTTTACCAAATATGGTTAACATGATTGTCCTTAATCAGCACCTTGGTATTCCCAAACCATTTGGGCCGAAGTTGGATCATCAATGTCAATTTGAGGCTTATGTACGACAAGTTTTAGAACCTTGGGGTTTAGTTTGTCACTTTATCGATGATTGGGAACCCTACTTCCGCAAACGAGGCGAAATTCATTGCGGAACTAATACACGTCGCCAACCTTTTACCCAAAAATGGTGGGAGATTGAGGATACGTTTTTTAGTTAA
- a CDS encoding NADPH-dependent oxidoreductase gives MTNPTDLLHRRYGVDAFNADIPWNETISNLLSHRSIRAYLSDPLPTNTLETLIAAAQSASTSSNLQTWSVVAVQDTTRKEKLSQLANNQAHIRQCPLFLVWLADLARLTYIAENQGLPHEGLNYLEMFLMAAIDATLAAQNAAIAAESLGLGTVYIGALRNRPEAVAEVLNLPPHVVAVFGLCVGYADSSINVEVKPRLPQAAVLHRETYQLETQKQEIELYNQIMKQFYSSQQMNVGGDWSEHSAKRIAFPESLSGRDRLREALNNLGFELR, from the coding sequence ATGACTAATCCTACTGATTTACTTCATCGCCGCTATGGTGTAGACGCATTTAATGCAGATATTCCTTGGAATGAGACAATATCTAATTTGCTCTCTCACCGTTCCATCCGCGCTTACCTGAGTGATCCTCTACCAACAAACACTCTGGAAACTTTGATAGCAGCTGCACAATCAGCATCTACTTCTTCTAATCTCCAGACTTGGAGTGTAGTTGCTGTTCAAGATACGACACGCAAAGAGAAGTTATCACAGTTGGCGAATAACCAAGCTCATATTCGCCAGTGTCCTTTATTTTTGGTGTGGTTAGCAGATTTGGCAAGATTAACATACATTGCGGAAAATCAAGGATTACCCCATGAAGGTTTGAATTACCTGGAAATGTTTCTGATGGCGGCTATTGATGCCACATTAGCAGCACAAAATGCTGCGATCGCTGCTGAATCTTTGGGTTTGGGAACAGTCTACATTGGTGCATTACGTAATCGTCCAGAAGCAGTAGCAGAGGTTTTGAATTTACCACCCCATGTTGTTGCGGTGTTTGGGTTATGTGTGGGTTATGCAGATTCATCTATTAATGTAGAAGTGAAACCACGTTTACCCCAAGCGGCGGTATTACATCGGGAGACTTATCAGTTAGAAACACAAAAACAGGAAATTGAACTGTATAACCAAATCATGAAACAATTTTACAGTTCTCAACAGATGAATGTTGGTGGTGATTGGTCAGAACATTCAGCTAAACGCATAGCATTTCCTGAATCTCTATCGGGACGCGATCGCCTGCGAGAAGCCTTGAACAATCTGGGGTTTGAATTGCGTTAA
- a CDS encoding SDR family NAD(P)-dependent oxidoreductase, translating into MTSKLENKIAIVTGASSGIGEATAIALAAEGAKVVIAARRGDRLTALAKRITENGGEALPIVTDVTDETQANNLIHKTNAELGRVDILVNNAGVALTGNIAGGNTADWRRMFDVNVFGVLYTTHAVLPIFQAQGSGHIVNISSVAGRIARAGVGIYNATKWGVNAISEALRQEVLKDNIRITVIEPGLVETEINNHVTDPVAKKNVEERLKAITPLQSEDIANAIAYAVTQPPHVNVNEILIRPTQQER; encoded by the coding sequence ATGACAAGTAAACTAGAGAATAAGATAGCTATTGTTACCGGTGCTTCTTCAGGAATTGGAGAAGCTACAGCGATCGCTTTAGCCGCAGAAGGAGCCAAAGTAGTGATTGCAGCCAGAAGAGGCGATCGCTTGACTGCATTAGCAAAACGCATTACTGAAAATGGTGGTGAAGCCTTACCTATTGTGACTGACGTTACCGACGAAACCCAAGCTAACAACCTCATCCACAAAACAAATGCAGAGTTAGGACGAGTGGATATTCTAGTGAACAATGCAGGTGTGGCATTAACTGGTAATATTGCTGGCGGTAACACTGCTGACTGGCGGCGAATGTTTGATGTCAATGTTTTTGGTGTGCTTTATACTACCCATGCTGTTTTACCCATTTTCCAAGCCCAAGGTAGTGGTCACATCGTCAATATCTCATCAGTAGCTGGACGCATAGCTCGTGCAGGTGTTGGGATATATAATGCCACTAAATGGGGAGTTAATGCTATCTCCGAAGCATTACGCCAGGAAGTGTTAAAAGATAACATCCGTATCACGGTGATTGAGCCTGGTTTGGTGGAGACGGAAATCAACAATCATGTCACCGATCCCGTAGCGAAGAAAAATGTTGAAGAACGATTAAAAGCCATTACACCACTGCAAAGTGAAGATATCGCCAATGCGATCGCCTATGCGGTAACTCAGCCACCCCATGTGAATGTGAATGAAATTCTGATTCGACCGACTCAGCAAGAACGGTAA
- a CDS encoding thioredoxin family protein, whose translation MVRTVSTMLPLGTLAPDFYLPDVVSSKIVSLSDFDHKKALLVIFLSRHCPFVQHIKLELAQLGKDYAQSNLGIVAISANDVNTHPDDAPEFLKVFAQELDLTYPLLFDETQKTAKDFFAACTPDFFLFDENRKLVYRGQLDDSRPQNGIPVTGKDLRAAIAAVLAGRDVDREQKPSIGCNIKWKPGNEPLYFQNPAIAV comes from the coding sequence ATGGTGAGAACTGTTTCGACAATGTTACCTTTGGGTACTTTAGCACCTGATTTTTATTTACCGGATGTGGTTTCTAGTAAGATAGTTAGTCTCTCAGATTTCGATCATAAGAAAGCTTTGTTGGTCATATTTTTGAGCCGCCATTGTCCTTTTGTGCAGCATATTAAGTTGGAATTAGCTCAACTAGGGAAGGACTATGCACAAAGTAACCTGGGAATTGTGGCGATTAGTGCCAATGATGTTAATACTCATCCCGATGATGCACCGGAATTTTTAAAAGTTTTTGCACAGGAATTAGATTTAACTTATCCTCTGCTATTTGATGAGACACAAAAGACGGCTAAAGATTTTTTTGCTGCTTGTACTCCTGACTTCTTTTTGTTTGATGAAAACCGCAAACTTGTCTATCGTGGACAGTTAGACGATAGCCGTCCGCAAAATGGTATCCCTGTAACTGGCAAAGATTTGCGGGCTGCGATCGCAGCTGTTTTAGCTGGTCGAGATGTAGACCGAGAGCAGAAACCTAGCATTGGTTGTAACATCAAATGGAAGCCAGGAAATGAACCTCTATATTTCCAAAATCCAGCGATCGCAGTTTGA